GTTAGTTACGCAGGTGTTTCACAAACTTGACGGCTGGCTTGTGAACCGTCACAATCCGACAATATCACTTCTTGGCCTCGCGTTCAAGGGCCAGCCCGATACCTCAGACCTGCGTGGTTCGATAGCGCTGAATTTCATTGAGATGATCCGCAACACCTATCCCAAAGCCCGCATTAAAGGACATGACCATATTGTCCCGCGCGAAGACATCGAGCGGCTCGGGATCGAATGTGTGTCCGAGGATGAGGCATTTCGCAACACTGACGTGGCAATGATCCTCAACAACAACAGACGCTATTCATCACTTGACATCGAAGCGATGGCGACATTAATGAATCGCCCGGGATTGATATACGACGTCTGGAATATCTTCACTCCATCAATTGTACTTCCTGCAGGGATCAAATATCATGCCCTCGGCAAAAAATAATCGCATTCTCGTTACCGGGGGCTCGGGCTTTCTCGGCTCTTATCTCGTCAAGGCTTTGGTCGATCGCGGTGACCTCGTTCGGATTCTGGACAACAACTTCCGTGGCTCCGCATCGAAGTTGGGGCACTATATGGAACAAGTCGAGTTCGTCGAAGCGGATATTCGGGATGCAGGGAGCGTCAAAGCCGCAATAGAGGGGATCGATACAGTTTGTCACCTTGCCTTCATCAACGGGACGCGCTATTTCTATGAACAGCCGGAACTGGTCCTTTCGGTTGGGCTTATTGGCACACTGAATGTGCTGGAGGCTTGTAAGGAGGCTGGTGTCGCCAACTACATATTTGCTTCGAGTTCGGAGGTCTATCAGACACCGCCTTATGTCCCCACCGATGAAAGAGTGCCGATGTCCATCCCCGATCCGACTAATCCGCGCTATTCTTATGGTGGATCGAAACTCATCGGCGAAATTCTATCCTTCAATTTCGGCCGGGGACGATTCCGAACTGTTGTCTTCAGGCCGCACAATGTTTACGGTCCGGATATGGGCTACGAGCATGTCATACCCGAACTTGCGGTCAAGATATCCCGGTTACTCCAAGACTATCCAACCGGCGAAATCCCTTTGCCTATTCAAGGAGACGGAAGAGAGACTCGTGCTTTCTGCCATGTGCGCGACTTTACCGATGGCCTCTTGCGCGTGATCGACAAGGGTGAAGACCAGAATGTTTATCACATCGGTGTGGATAACGAAGTCAGCATTCTCCAACTGGTATTGCAGATTGGCAGGGCGCTGGGACGTGACATCCGCGTCATCCCCGGCGAGATTCGCCCCGGTGGCACTCCCCGCCGCTGTCCCGACATCACCAAACTTCGTGGGCTTGGCTACAATCCGGTTGTGTCGCTTGAGCAGGGCGTTACGGAGACAGTGCAGTGGTATCTAAAGGCGATGGCTGGATGAGCAACCGGGCGACAAGCGACTATGAAACCGTCCGCCCCCCCGTCTGGAGCCGATCCTATTGGCTCGCCAAGCGGGCTTTCGACCTGACGGCTGCGCTGATGGCGCTGATTGTCCTGTCGCCGCTGATCGCCATCCTCGCGGTAATGGTAAGGGTCAAACTCGGCTCACCTGTCATCTTCAGTCAAATACGTCCAGGACAGTTCGAAAGGACTTTCACGCTTCATAAGTATCGCACGATGACCAATGCGACCGACAGTGAAGGACGTCCGCTGCCCGACGCCGACCGCCTCACCCCTTTCGGGCGCTTCCTCAGAAAGACCAGTCTTGATGAGTTGCCCGAATTGTGGAATGTCGTGAAGGGCCAGATGAGCCTCGTCGGGCCCAGGCCGCTGCTGGTCGAATATCTACCCTACTATACCGAACGCGAGCGCATCCGGTTTCAAGTGCCTCCCGGCATCACCGGGATTTCCCAGATCTCAGGCCGAAACCTCCTAAACTGGGACGACCGGCTCGAACTCGACGTGCAATATATCGAGCGAGCGTCTTACCTCACCGACCTCAAGGTGCTCTTTAGCACGGTTGGCGCTGTCCTCTTCAGCCGCGGCGTGGCGACCGATTCCCGCCAGGTTGAACCTTCACTCGCAACCTTCCGGTCCGGATTGAAGCAGGAAATCAGTTTCTCATGAACGTTCTTTTCACTTGCGCCGGTCGCCGCAATTACTTATTGCAGTATTTTCGTGAGGAACTTCCGTCTGGCAGCAAGATTATCGCCGCAGACGCAAGCCCTTTTGCGCCGGCGCTCGCGGACGCAGATATAGGTTATATCGTTCCGGAATCTTCGAGCGACAATTATATTGACATTTTGCTTGATATATGCATGAGGGAGCGGGTGGCATTACTGATACCCTTGAACGATCTGGAACTTCCGATATTGGCTGAAGCACGGGATCGTTTTCTTTCGCTTGGAACATTCCCGTTGGTTTCCGAGCGAAGTGTCATCGATATTTGTGGCGACAAGTATGTTACAGGTGCATTTTGTGCGCGTAATGGAATTAACTATCCCCACACGATGCTCGATATTGATGAGACGCTGGCTGCTCTGGAAAAAAACATTGTTACTTTTCCACTTATTATAAAGCCGCG
This is a stretch of genomic DNA from Calditrichota bacterium. It encodes these proteins:
- a CDS encoding sugar transferase gives rise to the protein MSNRATSDYETVRPPVWSRSYWLAKRAFDLTAALMALIVLSPLIAILAVMVRVKLGSPVIFSQIRPGQFERTFTLHKYRTMTNATDSEGRPLPDADRLTPFGRFLRKTSLDELPELWNVVKGQMSLVGPRPLLVEYLPYYTERERIRFQVPPGITGISQISGRNLLNWDDRLELDVQYIERASYLTDLKVLFSTVGAVLFSRGVATDSRQVEPSLATFRSGLKQEISFS
- a CDS encoding NAD-dependent epimerase/dehydratase family protein, translated to MPSAKNNRILVTGGSGFLGSYLVKALVDRGDLVRILDNNFRGSASKLGHYMEQVEFVEADIRDAGSVKAAIEGIDTVCHLAFINGTRYFYEQPELVLSVGLIGTLNVLEACKEAGVANYIFASSSEVYQTPPYVPTDERVPMSIPDPTNPRYSYGGSKLIGEILSFNFGRGRFRTVVFRPHNVYGPDMGYEHVIPELAVKISRLLQDYPTGEIPLPIQGDGRETRAFCHVRDFTDGLLRVIDKGEDQNVYHIGVDNEVSILQLVLQIGRALGRDIRVIPGEIRPGGTPRRCPDITKLRGLGYNPVVSLEQGVTETVQWYLKAMAG